A genomic stretch from Setaria viridis chromosome 1, Setaria_viridis_v4.0, whole genome shotgun sequence includes:
- the LOC117857182 gene encoding uncharacterized protein, producing the protein MEGNLPPRALIPGGAPFDLGQPFHFAAQPQAAVQVHQGAFAAPAANQMQEPGNAVKASLSDEEAAADGHHGRGKAAAAPASQWHRVKWTSDMVKLLVSAVSYIDDDIDADHGTSSGRKKHAMLKRKGKWRLVSSAMTERGFPVSPQQCEDKFNDLNKRYKRLTEILGRGTACQIVEKPALLEQVSLSAKLKEEAKKHLNSKHLHYEEMCSYHNHNRHCLLDDPALQRSLRVALRSPDEQGKKCSFGYDDEDDQMFLSDDDDDDDGFNDDLEASAEDHLHHRVHGNKKLKHDHEGGHCGSHLSEVAAIDMNKMFAEGAGGSAAEKNLSGMNATQIERERLKIKEGMLKLEQSRLKWLRSSKEKDRELEKMKLENERMQLENERLELELELKEIEMGIKPKRIW; encoded by the coding sequence ATGGAGGGGAATCTGCCGCCGCGAGCGCTGATCCCCGGCGGAGCCCCCTTCGATCTGGGGCAGCCGTTCCACTTCGCCGCCCAGCCCCAGGCGGCGGTTCAGGTTCACCAGGGCGCGTTCGCTGCCCCCGCCGCGAACCAGATGCAGGAGCCCGGGAATGCGGTGAAGGCCTCCCTGAgcgacgaggaggccgccgccgacggccaccacggccgcggcaaggcggcggcggccccggcctCCCAGTGGCACCGGGTCAAGTGGACCAGCGACATGGTGAAGCTGCTCGTTTCGGCCGTCTCCTACATCGACGACGACATCGACGCCGACCACGGCACCAGCAGCGGGAGGAAGAAGCACGCCATGCTCAAGAGGAAGGGCAAGTGGAGGCTCGTCTCCTCGGCCATGACCGAGAGGGGGTTCCCCGTGTCACCGCAGCAGTGCGAGGACAAGTTCAACGACCTCAACAAGAGGTACAAGAGGCTCACTGAGATCCTTGGCCGGGGCACGGCTTGTCAGATCGTCGAGAAACCGGCACTCCTCGAACAGGTGAGCCTATCTGCAAAGCTCAAGGAGGAGGCCAAGAAACACCTGAACTCAAAGCACCTGCACTACGAGGAGATGTGCTCCTACCACAACCATAACCGGCACTGCCTGCTTGATGATCCGGCCCTTCAGAGGTCGCTGCGTGTGGCGCTTAGGAGTCCGGATGAACAGGGAAAGAAGTGCTCGTTTGgatatgatgatgaggatgatcaGATGTTCCTTTctgatgacgatgacgatgatgacggGTTCAATGATGATCTGGAGGCCAGTGCTGAAGATCATCTTCACCACAGAGTTCATGGCAACAAGAAGCTGAAGCATGACCATGAGGGGGGACACTGTGGGTCTCATCTGTCAGAAGTTGCTGCCATTGACATGAATAAAATGTTTGCTGAGGGTGCTGGTGGTTCTGCTGCTGAGAAGAATCTAAGTGGTATGAATGCAACTCAAATTGAGAGAGAACGTCTGAAGATTAAAGAGGGGATGCTGAAACTCGAGCAGAGCCGTTTGAAGTGGCTGAGATCCAGCAAGGAGAAGGACAGGGAACTGGAGAAGATGAAGCTGGAGAATGAAAGGATGCAGCTGGAAAATGAGcggctggagctggagctggagcttaAGGAAATTGAGATGGGCATCAAACCAAAGAGGATTTGGTGA
- the LOC117857205 gene encoding uncharacterized protein yields the protein MGACATKPGDLKVKGEAPLVVEDAAAVPVVVAGEEKAKADGVVPAAAEADPADASRRRSLSDLLKQDAATSDGEADQEAGKVVAVEPEGDDAGATTVAQAPVQASAATEQQDDAAGELKDDPHGDVQAEDEEEKRVDPDSVQVVVPPPAADAAAPSAEGSKVADDASA from the exons aTGGGAGCGTGCGCCACGAAGCCAGGTGACCTCAAGGTCAAGGGAGAGGCGCCGCTGGTTGtggaggacgccgcggcggtgccggtggtggtggcaggcGAGGAGAAGGCGAAGGCCGACGGGGTGGTcccggcggccgccgaggcCGACCCGGCTGACGCCAGCCGCCGGAGGTCCCTCAGCGACCTGCTCAAACAG GATGCAGCGACTAGCGATGGAGAGGCTGATCAGGAGGCAGGGAAGGTTGTGGCTGTGGAACCAGAGGGCGACGACGCCGGAGCAACGACGGTAGCACAAGCACCAGTCCAGGCCTCAGCCGCAACCGAGCAGCAGGACGACGCGGCCGGCGAGCTGAAGGACGATCCGCATGGCGACGTGCAGGCGGAGGACGAAGAAGAGAAGCGCGTCGATCCTGACTCGGTCCAAGTtgttgttcctcctcctgctgctgatgctgctgcCCCAAGTGCCGAGGGAAGCAAGGTTGCTGATGATGCCTCCGcctga
- the LOC117857191 gene encoding uncharacterized protein gives MGATATTTPCNVLGRSRPFLALLLCFQLLHTSQAFELRGGHKEEKVPLAVIVPDPSPELSGSNLPPAPLAAPPPVFGGGGDDMRPRLPTERWRRGRGEVRRSAAHPPAAAAASSHDARAPRTAPSASPGPARAGAPARAPIAGAEAPAPAPDSGSGGSAFIKSSPAVPVPRGVTDTATILPMPAPGEKRQEVGAATSVRAGLVPLLLGLIVMMASFGL, from the exons atGGGTgcaacggcgacgacgacgccgtgcAACGTCCTGGGGCGTTCCCGCCCGTTCCTCGCGCTGTTGCTCTGCTTCCAGCTCCTGCACACATCGCAGGCCTTCGAG CTGCGCGGCGGCCACAAGGAGGAAAAGGTCCCGCTGGCCGTCATCGTCCCGGACCCCTCGCCGGAGCTGTCCGGCAGCAACCTGCCCccggcgccgctcgccgcgccgccgccggtgttcggcggcggcggggacgacaTGAGGCCCAGGCTGCCGACGGAGCGCTGGCGCCGGGGCAGGGGCGAGGTCAGGCGTAGCGCCGCGCAccccccggcggccgccgcggcttcCTCCCACGACGCGCGCGCCCCAAGGACGGCGCCATCGGCGAGCCCTggccccgcgcgcgccggcgcacCGGCCCGAGCCCCCATCGCCGGGGCCgaggcgcccgcgccggcgccggactcCGGGAGCGGCGGCTCGGCGTTCATCAAGAGCAGCCCGGCCGTGCCGGTCCCGCGCGGCGTCACGGACACCGCCACCATCCTGCCCATGCCGGCACCCGGCGAGAAGCGGCAG GAAGTGGGAGCAGCCACTTCGGTTCGAGCCGGATTGGTGCCGCTGCTGCTTGGGCTCATCGTCATGATGGCGTCTTTTGGGCTTTAA
- the LOC117857215 gene encoding abscisic stress-ripening protein 3, with protein MAEEKKHHHLFHRHSKDDGEEEASAGEVDYEKKEKHHKHLEQLGGLGAIAAGAYAIHEKHKAKKDPENAHGHRVKEEAAAVAALGAAGFAFHEHHQKKDAKKHAADN; from the exons ATGGCTGAGGagaagaagcaccaccacctgTTCCACCGACACAGcaaggacgacggcgaggaggaggcgagcgccggcgaggtggactacgagaagaaggagaagcacCACAAGCACCTGGAGCAGCTCGGCGGGCtcggcgccatcgccgccggcgcctaCGCCATT CACGAGAAGCACAAGGCGAAGAAGGACCCCGAGAACGCGCACGGGCACCGGgtgaaggaggaggcggcggcggtggcggcgctgggcgcTGCCGGCTTCGCGTTCCACGAGCACCACCAGAAGAAGGACGCCAAGAAGCACGCCGCTGACAACTga
- the LOC117844960 gene encoding protein PHLOEM UNLOADING MODULATOR: MYLLKNVWISEWHLTVDNGDAVEILVTAIFVQSLFTANNSEFSDEHGKPKRGCPPQFPAMPKPKGKAKRPVPPLPRRGAGGRWRPVAAGGGLGLAAAAYVGVDYLRHLSPSWHGRLRPALWAALALATAARAPFYRRWDAELRAAPRFLAALVFMLAALLCEAISVRFINTVLGLQWHRSTAPLPDTGQWILLALNEKLPQSVVYLLRARIIALHHYLMLFIMLGFSALFDCIKGPGLGIGSRYMFTMAVGRLLRTITFLATILPSARPWCAEARYQIPDYPHPWAQKYYAPYASDRYMIWRVMKEGMPYATPQDYPNEYKPEWGLMSFLVNILRPSTGEGPSWYHLLKKSSGGCSDLLYSGHMLVAVLTAMAWMEAYGGWSSVVIWFLVVHSAQREIRERHHYSADCIVAIYVGMLLWRMTGFLWSARETNRSRRIAKLDEVHNRLFHSAKDSDIIEIRSLLSEVESAGQEKKGFSQRIIFSFAAATIVFILLFVLLAFTLTNDG; this comes from the exons ATGTATTTGCTTAAGAATGTTTGGATCTCTGAATGGCATCTTACAGTGGACAACGGAGATGCTGTTGAGATATTAGTCACAGCTATATTTGTACAATCGCTATTTACAGCAAACAATTCTGAATTTTCCGATGAGCATGGCAAGCCCAAGAGAGGCTGTCCCCCCCAATTCCCGGCCATGCCGAAGCCAAAGGGGAAGGCGAAGAGgcccgtgccgccgctgccgcggcggggGGCAGGAGGTCGCTGGCGACCcgtcgcggcgggcggcgggctgggGCTGGCGGCCGCGGCTTACGTGGGCGTGGACTATCTGCGGCACCTATCCCCGTCGTGGCATGGGCGGCTGCGCCCGGCGCTCTGGGCGGCCCTggcgctcgccaccgccgcgcgcgcgcctttCTACCGCCGGTGGGACGCTgagctccgcgccgcgccgcggttCCTCGCCGCCTTGGTGTTCATGCTCGCGGCATTACTCTGCGAGGCCATCTCCGTCCGCTTCATCAACACCGTGCTCGGCCTCCAATGGCATAG ATCTACTGCTCCTCTTCCTGACACTGGCCAgtggattcttctagcattgaATGAGAAGCTTCCTCAAAGTGTGGTTTATCTACTCAGAGCTCGCATCATCGCTCTTCATCATTACTTGATGTTGTTTATCATGTTGGGGTTTTCGGCATTGTTTGACTGCATCAAAGGTCCTGGACTTGGAATAGGCTCAAGATATATGTTCACTATGGCAGTTGGGCGTTTGCTCCGGACCATAACATTTCTTGCTACAATTCTTCCGTCTGCGCGACCTTGGTGTGCTGAAGCTCGATATCAAATACCTGACTATCCACATCCTTGGGCACAGAAATATTATGCTCCATATGCTTCTGATCGGTACATGATCTGGAGGGTTATGAAAGAGGGCATGCCATATG CTACTCCTCAAGACTACCCTAATGAGTATAAACCTGAGTGGGGACTGATGAGCTTCTTAGTAAACATTTTGAGGCCAAGCACTGGAGAGGGGCCCTCATGGTATCATTTGCTGAAGAAATCAAGTGGTGGTTGTAGTGATCTTCTGTATAGTGGACATATGCTTGTTGCTGTCCTAACTGCTATGGCATGGATG GAAGCATATGGGGGATGGAGCTCTGTTGTGATATGGTTCCTCGTCGTCCACAGCGCTCAGAGGGAGATACGGGAGCGTCATCATTACAGCGCTGACTGCATCGTAGCAATCTACGTTGGAATGCTCCTGTGGAGGATGACTGGGTTCCTCTGGTCTGCAAGGGAAACCAATCGATCTAGAAGGATTGCCAAGCTTGATGAGGTTCATAACAGACTATTCCACTCTGCAAAGGATTCAGACATCATTGAAATAAGGAGCCTGCTAAGTGAGGTTGAGTCGGCTGGTCAAGAAAAGAAGGGCTTCTCACAGCGCATCATCTTCTCCTTCGCTGCAGCTACGATTGTTTTCATCCtcttgtttgttcttctggcATTCACACTAACCAATGACGGATGA
- the LOC117840249 gene encoding uncharacterized protein codes for MTQYRIRMRKLQLKVREKLMTVPRKKTQIGNMKASKAELAAKIDNCIQSELLERRKKGIYYPFDNIVEHDGKNVVFVPEDEEEYEMEYIEPDEIQMEMEDIENFEGLHNGEDVAGYTDADDDLLDEQAAKKQKRSKIGKRSRKVTSELEQDEDTDGRRRMLV; via the exons ATGACTCAGTATCGAATAAGAATGAGAAAACTTCAACTGAAAGTGAG GGAGAAGTTAATGACCGTACCCAGGAAGAAAACTCAGATTGGTAACATGAAAGCGAGCAAAGCTGAACTGGCTGCAAAAATAGATAAT TGTATTCAAAGTGAATTACTGGAACGTCGGAAGAAAGGCATATATTACCCCTTCGACAACATTGTTGAACATGATGGAAAAAATGTTGTTTTTGTgccagaagatgaagaa GAATATGAGATGGAGTACATTGAGCCTGATGAGATCCAAATGGAAATGGAGGACATCGAAAACTTTGAAGGCCTTCATAATGGTGAAGATG TTGCAGGTTATACAGATGCTGATGATGATCTTTTAGATGAGCAAGcagcaaagaaacaaaagagATCAAAGATAGGGAAGAGGTCTAGGAAGGTTACGAGTGAG CTGGAACAAGATGAAGACACGGATGGAAGACGAAGGATGCTTGTGTGA